One Drosophila kikkawai strain 14028-0561.14 chromosome 3L, DkikHiC1v2, whole genome shotgun sequence genomic window carries:
- the LOC108070493 gene encoding EARP-interacting protein homolog — MDENSLIYGLELQARALTPQYGESNDVCFFIATNSLKPTNQVHLIQYEEEQGTVQSKVFEHALGEVWKLNSCPHNSRLLASVYNVQKGAQVLAQSALLTLPEDLNAASEAEQLKSEYLPWGQVEVLNTESLGERVKTIEFHPSQEQTLACVVDNKVAVMQRAESATRVVAEVPASGSASAKHSSHFTTGKWSHHHQGHQFLTLHDGSLSAYDVRDTQHCAWSISDAHGQMVRDLDCNPNKQCHLVTGGDDGYLRIWDCRMPKAPVFERSDHCHWVWSVRFNTFHDQLLLSSSSDCKVLLTCAGSVSSETQVQAGLDETNYGGSGGVPETEEQRHKLLPDGLLQTFDQHEDSVYCAEWSNVDPWIFASLSYDGRVIISKVPKQYKYQIIF; from the exons ATGGACGAAAACAGCCTAATTTATGGGCTGGAACTGCAGGCCCGTGCATTGACTCCCCAGTACGGCGAGAGCAACGATGTTTGCTTCTTTATAGCCACCAACTCCCTGAAGCCAACGAACCAGGTGCACCTTATTCAGTACGAGGAGGAACAGGGAACCGTGCAATCAAAG GTATTTGAGCACGCCTTGGGTGAAGTGTGGAAGCTGAACAGTTGCCCCCACAACTCCCGCCTGCTGGCATCCGTCTACAATGTCCAGAAAGGAGCCCAGGTTCTTGCCCAATCAGCTCTGCTTACATTGCCGGAGGACCTGAACGCCGCCTCGGAGGCGGAGCAACTAAAATCCGAGTACCTGCCCTGGGGGCAGGTGGAGGTGCTAAACACCGAAAGCCTCGGGGAACGTGTGAAAACCATCGAATTCCATCCGAGTCAGGAGCAAACGTTGGCCTGCGTTGTGGACAACAAGGTGGCGGTGATGCAGCGCGCAGAGTCCGCCACTCGTGTGGTGGCCGAGGTGCCAGCCTCGGGATCAGCGAGTGCCAAGCACTCGTCACACTTCACCACCGGCAAGTGGTCACATCATCACCAGGGACACCAGTTCCTCACCCTGCACGACGGCAGCCTGAGTGCCTATGATGTGCGTGACACGCAGCACTGCGCCTGGAGTATCAGCGACGCCCACGGCCAGATGGTGCGCGACCTGGACTGCAATCCCAACAAGCAGTGCCACCTAGTAACTGGCGGCGATGATGGCTACCTGCGAATCTGGGACTGCCGGATGCCCAAGGCGCCGGTTTTTGAGCGCAGTGATCACTGCCACTGGGTGTGGTCGGTGCGCTTCAACACATTCCACGACCAACTTCTGCTCTCCAGCTCCAGTGACTGCAAGGTGCTGCTCACTTGCGCCGGCTCCGTGAGCTCCGAGACCCAAGTCCAGGCCGGGCTAGATGAAACAAATTatggcggcagcggcggtgTTCCAGAAACGGAAGAGCAGCGGCACAAACTGCTACCCGACGGACTTCTGCAGACCTTTGACCAGCACGAGGATTCTGTCTACTGTGCGGAGTGGAGCAACGTGGATCCCTGGATCTTTGCTTCGCTCAGCTACGACGGCCGCGTCATAATCTCCAAGGTACCCAAGCAGTACAAGTACCagattatattttaa
- the LOC108070455 gene encoding aldo-keto reductase family 1 member A1-A isoform X2: protein MHSPVGVHYNSDEDMMPHLENGELWTNNVDYLDTYKSMEQLVDLGLVRSLGLSNFNLDQLQRLLLSCRIKPAALQIECHPELVQIPLMELCKLHNITVVAYSPLGRPTTGRPLPEFYKDTKVVEMAKKYQKTPAQVVLRYLIDLGTVPIPKAAQKGHLKENLDVFDFKLTTEELLHFESFNRGQRIWKFEKAKHHQYYPY, encoded by the exons ATGCACTCGCCGGTGGGCGTCCATTATAACTCAGATGAGGATATGATGCCGCATTTGGAGAACGGAGAGCTGTGGACAAA CAACGTGGACTACCTGGACACTTACAAAAGCATGGAGCAACTGGTGGACTTGGGACTCGTACGCAGCCTGGGATTGTCCAACTTTAATTTGGATCAACTGCAGAGATTGCTGCTAAGTTGTCGTATTAAACCCGCTGCTCTTCAAATCGAATGTCACCCGGAACTAGTGCAAATCCCTTTGATGGAGCTCTGTAAGCTGCACAACATCACTGTAGTTGCCTACTCGCCACTGGGTCGTCCCACAACCGGCCGACCCTTGCCTGAGTTTTATAAGGATACAAAAGTTGTGGAAATGGCTAAGAAATACCAAAAGACACCCGCCCAAGTGGTCCTTAGATATTTG ATTGACCTTGGCACAGTACCTATTCCCAAGGCGGCACAAAAAGGGCATCTTAAGGAAAATCTGGATGTCTTTGATTTCAAGCTTACAACCGAGGAGCTGCTCCACTTTGAGTCTTTCAATCGGGGCCAGAGAATCTGGAAGTTTGAGAAGGCCAAGCACCATCAGTATTATCCTTATTAA
- the LOC108070455 gene encoding 1,5-anhydro-D-fructose reductase isoform X1, with the protein MKLAPTVKLNNGYEMPILGLGTYNSKDNEGEAAVKHAIDVGYRHIDTAFFYQNEAEVGKAIRDKIAEGVVKREDIFLVTKLWNVFHDPALVEGICRKQLANFGLDYIDLYLMHMPVGYKYTDETNLMPKDENDVLQLSDVDYLDTYKAMEKLVKLGLVRSIGVSNFNSEQLARVLANCEIKPVTNQVECSPALNQKALTAFCKKNDVTLTGYTPLGKPKPDIQKPDFIYSPEVTAIAQKYGKTTPQVVLRYLVGLGVIPIPKSSNPKRISENFDVFDFELTPEEMTVLDGYHTGERVVPLNLIKGQNHKYYPFAIEF; encoded by the exons ATGAAGCTAGCTCCGACTGTCAAGTTAAACAATGGCTATGAAATGCCAATCCTGGGCCTGGGAACCTACAAT tcCAAGGACAACGAAGGCGAAGCTGCGGTGAAGCACGCCATCGATGTGGGTTACCGTCATATTGATACGGCTTTTTTCTACCAAAACGAGGCTGAAGTGGGCAAGGCCATAAGGGATAAGATAGCCGAGGGAGTGGTCAAGCGCGAGGATATATTCCTGGTGACTAAG CTGTGGAATGTGTTCCATGATCCCGCTCTTGTGGAAGGAATTTGCCGCAAGCAGTTGGCCAATTTTGGCTTGGACTACATCGATCTGTATCTAATGCACATGCCAGTGGGCTACAAGTACACTGACGAGACCAACCTGATGCCGAAGGATGAGAACGATGTGCTCCAACTCAGCGATGTGGACTATCTGGACACGTACAAGGCAATGGAGAAGCTGGTGAAGTTGGGTCTGGTCCGCAGCATTGGAGTGTCCAACTTTAATAGCGAACAGTTGGCACGTGTTTTGGCCAATTGTGAGATCAAACCTGTCACCAACCAAGTGGAGTGCTCGCCTGCTCTCAACCAAAAGGCTTTGACGGCCTTCTGCAAGAAGAACGATGTCACTTTGACGGGCTACACGCCGTTGGGCAAGCCAAAGCCTGATATTCAAAAGCCTGACTTTATCTATTCCCCGGAGGTGACGGCTATTGCCCAGAAATATGGCAAGACAACTCCGCAGGTTGTGCTGCGTTATTTG GTTGGTTTGGGCGTTATCCCCATTCCGAAGTCATCGAATCCCAAACGTATTTCGGAGAACTTCGATGTCTTCGACTTTGAGCTAACCCCCGAGGAGATGACCGTTCTCGATGGGTATCACACCGGAGAACGTGTGGTGccattaaatttaatcaagGGTCAAAACCACAAGTACTATCCCTTTGCCATTGAGTTTTAA
- the LOC108070455 gene encoding aldo-keto reductase family 1 member B1 isoform X3, with protein sequence MKLAPTVKLNNGYEMPILGLGTYNLKKSRCVDAVRHALELGYRHIDTAFLYRNEGLVGKVLGEFVGARKVQREQVFLVTKLWDIYHEPKRVQYACELQLKQLDVDYIDLYLMHSPVGVHYNSDEDMMPHLENGELWTNNVDYLDTYKSMEQLVDLGLVRSLGLSNFNLDQLQRLLLSCRIKPAALQIECHPELVQIPLMELCKLHNITVVAYSPLGRPTTGRPLPEFYKDTKVVEMAKKYQKTPAQVVLRYLIDLGTVPIPKAAQKGHLKENLDVFDFKLTTEELLHFESFNRGQRIWKFEKAKHHQYYPY encoded by the exons ATGAAGCTAGCTCCGACTGTCAAGTTAAACAATGGCTATGAAATGCCAATCCTGGGCCTGGGAACCTACAAT CTAAAGAAATCTCGCTGTGTGGATGCAGTGCGCCACGCCCTAGAACTGGGTTATCGTCACATAGACACCGCCTTTTTGTACCGCAATGAGGGACTTGTGGGCAAGGTATTGGGTGAATTTGTGGGGGCGAGAAAAGTGCAGCGAGAACAGGTGTTTCTGGTCACAAAG CTCTGGGACATCTATCACGAACCGAAAAGGGTGCAATATGCCTGTGAGTTGCAGCTGAAACAGCTAGACGTGGACTACATAGATCTTTACCTGATGCACTCGCCGGTGGGCGTCCATTATAACTCAGATGAGGATATGATGCCGCATTTGGAGAACGGAGAGCTGTGGACAAA CAACGTGGACTACCTGGACACTTACAAAAGCATGGAGCAACTGGTGGACTTGGGACTCGTACGCAGCCTGGGATTGTCCAACTTTAATTTGGATCAACTGCAGAGATTGCTGCTAAGTTGTCGTATTAAACCCGCTGCTCTTCAAATCGAATGTCACCCGGAACTAGTGCAAATCCCTTTGATGGAGCTCTGTAAGCTGCACAACATCACTGTAGTTGCCTACTCGCCACTGGGTCGTCCCACAACCGGCCGACCCTTGCCTGAGTTTTATAAGGATACAAAAGTTGTGGAAATGGCTAAGAAATACCAAAAGACACCCGCCCAAGTGGTCCTTAGATATTTG ATTGACCTTGGCACAGTACCTATTCCCAAGGCGGCACAAAAAGGGCATCTTAAGGAAAATCTGGATGTCTTTGATTTCAAGCTTACAACCGAGGAGCTGCTCCACTTTGAGTCTTTCAATCGGGGCCAGAGAATCTGGAAGTTTGAGAAGGCCAAGCACCATCAGTATTATCCTTATTAA
- the LOC108070454 gene encoding nuclear exosome regulator NRDE2, which translates to MSLFPAYGGGEPPAATEATATSSTAWKSNKSYEKEMPNVGREIIEQTHISSDDSFSSSGEEETPPPKESVHQLRLEFDARSDGFYVDKKGNNSLRTVRTLTKPTRPHYKRRLPHLLDNSQVQAKLWPRSKLQRYTKLAPVPSESGPTPEEIAKLQAQLMDTKVLVQREPQHLEHWLQLHRLLELNLDKANRLAVSEHQLHTLETALGHHPSNERLLRLYTETASAAYPASEVAVRLEAMLQQSPFVFSLWSSLIMATQGTMARCNVPDVLRIYEDSMRRMHLGHTDTSSRQLDTVDTDKIMLDLFHNCVLFLRQSANNNHVFALLRLALELNFPGLTVDCLEARAADELPLIEFEELVLQSGMPLPEIWTRVERLRQAYNFLPYPQMQHSSTDAVEGGLDPQRFIFSDDVCHYIYPLKAPGNRLQLLLLVVQLTKMPLVRSDCLAEKLSKRIDAQLGDSEAIEMLLAGLADRSSYALPPTDQDHDFLSALLDLSRELCVTPSFMPHCLGSDLYAATIGGLLLKCSEAFQGDEDKRRLFVVLWLRFQRLQLVLHKLTGKLTEQYLKESRSRIRKMFSLEQNRHVFRFYTELAMCEFEVLERDDDPVRAFSIFRTLLAKQEEEEDDVSFGSPDVLHAYLIYAEMLISRNSHDQALQLLYRICMGRANGRMCHSLDEITSREQINMEILALDGMPQEMPLEEYFQPHRLLILLRAHCLAWNLEHRSAETNVLLDRLLAKQLSFAATRNSERRRFFREQVLEMQLVLSQLRVPEKPLAEKAFTSKNQVVQLVEQGLHEYPRNLVFLQRWATFGTLQWHKLRARIIRTQAGILSLLHLVIAARCRFARILDHDQQQSHPELRSHVEATVRNRVLSMFETFLPRNTNRSEIEANQYQILRRNSLYWRIYLRCLSDTRTSFERSKECLVSALDECPWDKALYMDGAIYVPQELAHLQDVMIEKQLRIYALPEELNILRGS; encoded by the exons ATGTCCCTGTTTCCCGCCTATGGCGGGGGAGAGCCTCCCGCAGCCACAGAAGCTACTGCAACCTCGAGCACCGCCTGGAAGAGCAACAAGAGTTACGAAAAGGAAATGCCAAATGTTGGCCGGGAAATCATCGAGCAAACCCACATCAGTTCTGATGattccttctcctcctccggcgAAGAGGAGACTCCACCGCCCAAGGAGTCTGTGCACCAGCTGCGCCTGGAATTCGATGCCCGAAGCGATGGCTTCTACGTTGACAAGAAAGGCAACAATAGCCTGCGAACGGTTAGAACTCTGACCAAACCCACCCGGCCGCATTACAAGCGCCGGCTACCTCATCTCCTGGATAACAGCCAGGTCCAGGCCAAGCTCTGGCCTCGCTCCAAGCTACAACGCTACACAAAGCTAGCGCCTGTGCCGTCGGAGAGTGGTCCCACGCCGGAGGAGATAGCCAAACTGCAGGCCCAACTCATGGACACCAAGGTGCTGGTCCAGCGTGAGCCGCAGCATTTGGAGCACTGGCTGCAGCTGCATCGTCTGCTGGAGCTCAATCTGGACAAGGCCAATCGGCTGGCGGTATCCGAGCACCAGCTGCACACCCTGGAAACGGCCCTGGGCCATCATCCCTCCAACGAGCGGCTACTGCGTTTGTACACGGAAACGGCCAGTGCTGCCTATCCGGCCAGTGAG GTGGCCGTTCGCCTGGAGGCTATGCTGCAGCAGAGCCCCTTTGTGTTTAGTTTGTGGAGCAGCCTGATCATGGCCACCCAGGGTACCATGGCGCGTTGCAATGTGCCGGATGTGCTGCGCATTTACGAGGACAGCATGCGTCGCATGCATCTGGGGCATACGGACACCTCCAGCCGGCAGCTGGACACCGTGGACACGGACAAGATAATGCTGGATCTGTTCCACAACTGTGTGCTCTTCCTTCGGCAGTCGGCGAATAATAATCATGTTTTCGCTTTGCTGCGCCTGGCCTTGGAGCTGAACTTTCCCGGATTGACGGTGGACTGTCTGGAGGCGCGGGCCGCCGATGAGCTGCCGCTGATTGAGTTCGAGGAGCTGGTGCTGCAGTCGGGCATGCCGCTGCCGGAGATTTGGACACGGGTGGAGCGACTGCGTCAGGCGTATAACTTTTTGCCGTATCCGCAGATGCAGCATTCGTCGACGGATGCCGTGGAGGGAGGACTGGATCCGCAGCGTTTCATCTTTAGCGACGATGTCTGCCACTACATATACCCGCTGAAGGCCCCGGGAAAtcggctgcagctgctcctcctggtGGTGCAGCTGACCAAGATGCCGCTGGTGCGCAGCGACTGCCTGGCAGAGAAGCTGAGCAAGCGCATCGACGCTCAGCTGGGTGACTCGGAGGCCATTGAGATGCTACTCGCTGGCCTGGCTGATCGGAGCTCCTATGCTTTGCCACCGACTGACCAAGACCACGACTTCCTCTCGGCCCTGCTGGACTTGAGCCGGGAGTTGTGCGTCACGCCCAGCTTTATGCCGCACTGCCTGGGCAGTGATCTGTATGCGGCCACCATAGGTGGGCTGCTCCTCAAGTGTAGCGAGGCCTTTCAAGGGGATGAGGATAAGCGTCGGCTCTTTGTGGTCCTGTGGCTGCGCTTCCAGCGACTCCAGCTGGTGCTGCACAAGCTAACGGGTAAGCTGACCGAGCAGTACCTCAAGGAGAGCCGCTCCCGCATACGCAAGATGTTTAGCCTGGAGCAGAATCGCCACGTCTTCCGCTTCTACACCGAGCTGGCCATGTGCGAGTTCGAGGTTTTGGAGCGCGACGATGATCCTGTTCGAGCCTTTAGCATATTCCGCACCCTGCTGGCtaagcaggaggaggaggaggatgatgtTTCCTTTGGCTCTCCGGATGTCCTGCATGCTTATTTGATTTATGCGGAAATGCTAATCTCGCGGAATTCCCACGACCAGGCTTTGCAGCTACTCTACCGCATCTGCATGGGTCGGGCCAACGGCAGGATGTGCCACAGCCTGGATGAGATTACCAGCCGGGAACAGATCAACATGGAGATATTGGCCTTGGACGGAATGCCGCAGGAGATGCCCCTGGAGGAGTACTTTCAGCCCCACAGGCTGCTCATCCTCTTGCGAGCCCACTGTCTGGCCTGGAACCTGGAGCATCGCAGCGCCGAAACGAATGTCCTGCTCGATCGTTTGCTGGCCAAGCAGCTGAGCTTCGCAGCCACCAGGAACAGTGAACGCAGGCGTTTCTTCCGTGAGCAGGTCCTGGAAATGCAGCTAGTGCTGAGCCAGCTGCGGGTGCCGGAGAAGCCTCTGGCGGAGAAAGCCTTTACAAGTAAAAATCAAGTGGTGCAGCTAGTAGAGCAGGGACTCCACGAATATCCTCGCAACCTGGTCTTCCTGCAGCGCTGGGCCACCTTCGGTACTTTGCAGTGGCACAAGCTGCGCGCCCGCATCATACGCACCCAGGCCGGCATCCTGTCGCTGCTCCATTTGGTCATTGCCGCTCGCTGTCGGTTCGCCAGGATCCTGGACCATGACCAGCAGCAAAGCCATCCCGAGCTGCGCAGCCATGTGGAGGCCACCGTGCGCAATCGCGTGCTCAGCATGTTTGAGACTTTTCTGCCGCGGAACACCAATCGCTCGGAGATCGAGGCTAACCAATATCAGATTTTGCGCCGCAATTCGCTCTACTGGCGCATCTACCTGCGCTGTCTCTCCGACACCAGGACCAGCTTCGAGCGGAGCAAAGAGTGCCTGGTGTCCGCCTTGGACGAGTGTCCCTGGGACAAGGCTTTGTACATGGACGGGGCCATCTATGTGCCGCAGGAGCTGGCCCATCTTCAGGACGTGATGATCGAGAAGCAGCTGCGCATCTATGCTCTGCCCGAGGAGCTGAATATCCTGCGAGGCTCCTAG
- the LOC108070494 gene encoding kxDL motif-containing protein CG10681 codes for MSHLGHIADVHQSQDATPDMESFTGFGNSAAEAFIQSLAGMVNQGDVETMIRAQKQMLQRFEKTNEMLLNCNALSQSRLKSASEDFKRHVKCLNDMKKDLDYIFRKIRVIKQKLQQQFPAIYAEVQPQRSSLAEEAEDDTEAQAKRVTEAAVPTAVPAAKKTTPATIEYVQMEEAVDNGTVEIENELIKRVCSVETANPNDSSDCTSEDTG; via the exons ATGAGCCACTTGGGCCACATTGCGGATGTCCACCAGTCGCAGGACGCCACACCGGACATGGAATCCTTCACGGGCTTCGGAAATTCAGCAGCCGAGGCCTTCATTCAAAGCCTGGCCGGAATGGTGAATCAGGGCGATGTGGAGACCATGATAAGAGCGCAAAAGCAAAT GCTGCAGCGCTTCGAGAAAACCAACGAGATGCTGCTTAACTGCAATGCCCTTTCCCAGAGTCGCCTGAAGAGTGCCAGCGAGGACTTCAAACGACATGTCAAGTGCCTCAACGATATGAAAAAGGATCTGGACTACATATTTCGGAAGATACGGGTCATCAAGCagaaactgcagcagcagttccCCGCCATCTACGCCGAGGTGCAGCCACAGCGCAGCAGCTTGGCTGAGGAGGCCGAGGATGATACGGAAGCCCAGGCCAAAAGGGTAACAGAAGCAGCAGTTCCAACTGCAGTTCCGGCAGCCAAGAAGACAACCCCTGCCACCATTGAGTACGTACAAATGGAGGAGGCCGTGGATAATGGCACTGTGGAGATCGAAAACGAGCTGATCAAGCGGGTGTGCTCGGTGGAGACGGCCAATCCCAATGACTCCTCCGACTGCACATCCGAGGATACAGGCTAA